A single Mercenaria mercenaria strain notata chromosome 9, MADL_Memer_1, whole genome shotgun sequence DNA region contains:
- the LOC128559362 gene encoding uncharacterized protein LOC128559362 gives MENEVDSHVREYFSAGFSLTETLTLLEIKQNVILSSRQLKRHCKRLGLKRRPNWNGAVVQAAILAEVQGIGGNLGCRAMAKRLRTKYGIMLGRHNVLQYQNIIDPEGVQARLSNRLSRREYFNRGPNFLIHIDGYDKIKKYGFGIHGAICGFSRRILWLKVAHSNNNPNIIAAYFLEFVKEIKDSTNCIVLPLC, from the exons ATGGAAAACGAAGTAGACTCACATGTCCGAGAGTATTTTTCAGCCGGTTTTTCATTAACTGAAACACTGACCTTgctagaaattaaacaaaatgttattctTAG CTCTCGGCAACTTAAACGGCATTGTAAAAGACTTGGTCTAAAGAGGCGGCCAAACTGGAATGGTGCTGTCGTTCAAGCAGCTATTTTG GCTGAAGTTCAGGGTATAGGTGGAAATCTCGGTTGTCGGGCCATGGCTAAAAGGTTGCGAACAAAGTATGGAATAATGTTAGGGAG ACATAATGTACTGCAATATCAAAACATCATAGATCCCGAAGGTGTTCAGGCTAGACTGTCAAACAGGCTTTCAAGAAGAGAATACTTTAACAGAGGTCCGAATTTTCTAATTCACATTGACGGTTACGACAAGATAAAGAAGTATGGGTTTGGAATCCACGGAGCCATTTGTGG CTTTTCGAGACGGATTCTTTGGCTGAAAGTTGCACATTCCAATAATAATCCGAATATCATTGCTGCCTATTTTCTAGAGTTcgtaaaagaaataaaag ATTCTACTAACTGTATTGTACTACCTCTGTGTTGA
- the LOC123530967 gene encoding uncharacterized protein LOC123530967 codes for MDAGTENVVVEDMQKAFRWYHGDDMAGERSDIVGSSHTNQRIECWWRQLHQRCIAAWKDKFCQMEEQGIFSTADGIHVSCVRFCFMQLIQHELDLVRAEWNTHYIRRQTWEGTPCGKPV; via the exons ATGGATGCGGGTACGGAAAATGTTGTTGTGGAGGATATGCAAAAAGCATTCAGATGGTATCACGGTGACGATATGGCTGGTGAACGAAGTGATATCGTTGGTAGCTCGCATACAAACCAG AGGATAGAGTGTTGGTGGCGACAGTTACATCAAAGATGCATAGCGGCATGGAAagataaattttgtcaaatggAAGAGCAAGGGATTTTCTCAACAGCAGACGGTATTCATGT AAGTTGCGTCAGATTCTGTTTTATGCAACTTATTCAGCATGAATTGGACTTAGTACGGGCAGAGTGGAATACACATTATATAAGGAGGCAGACATGGGAAGGAACACCTTGTGGAAAGCCAGTCtga